In one window of Streptomyces sp. NBC_00193 DNA:
- a CDS encoding alpha/beta fold hydrolase: MTPVNPVPSESAASGSYRQPGVVLTDHHFTVPLDHARPDGERIELYARELVATGKDPESLPWLLYLEGGPGFGARRFVGRQAWLERALAEYRVLLLDQRGTGRSTPVNRQTLPLRGGPAQQAEYLAHFRADSIVRDAETIRPLLTGGAPWTVLGQSFGGFCVTHYLGAAPEGLAAALITGGLPSLDATAAEVYEAAYPRIERKNRAHYARYPMDVERARRIAAHLVERPAELPGGYLLTAEAFQSLGLLLGVSDGSHQLHYLLEDAFVPTPAGPALSDAFLEAVHAQLSFAGHPLYALVHEAIYAQDPGAPIGWAAERVRSGLPRFDAAKTLAGAEPLYFTGETIHPWHFACDPALAPLRETAELLLARTGWTPLYDRARLAVNEVPVAAAVYHDDMYVDTAHSLATARAIRGLKTWVTDEFEHDGVRAGGPRVLDRLLALVRDEA; encoded by the coding sequence GTGACCCCCGTGAACCCCGTGCCCTCCGAGAGCGCCGCCTCCGGCAGCTACCGCCAGCCCGGCGTCGTCCTCACCGACCACCACTTCACCGTTCCGCTCGACCACGCCCGCCCCGACGGCGAGCGGATCGAGCTGTACGCCCGCGAACTGGTCGCCACCGGCAAGGACCCGGAGTCCCTGCCCTGGCTGCTCTACCTGGAGGGCGGACCCGGCTTCGGTGCCCGCCGGTTCGTCGGCCGGCAGGCGTGGCTGGAGCGGGCCCTCGCGGAGTACCGGGTGCTGCTGCTCGACCAGCGCGGGACCGGCCGCTCCACCCCGGTCAACCGGCAGACCCTGCCGCTGCGCGGCGGCCCCGCGCAGCAGGCCGAGTACCTCGCGCACTTCCGCGCCGACTCCATCGTGCGCGACGCCGAGACCATCCGCCCGCTCCTCACCGGCGGCGCCCCCTGGACGGTCCTCGGCCAGAGCTTCGGCGGCTTCTGTGTCACCCACTACCTGGGCGCCGCCCCCGAGGGGCTGGCCGCCGCCCTCATCACCGGCGGGCTGCCCTCCCTCGACGCCACCGCCGCCGAGGTGTACGAAGCCGCGTACCCCCGCATCGAGCGCAAGAACCGGGCGCACTACGCCCGCTACCCCATGGACGTGGAGCGTGCCCGCCGCATCGCCGCCCACCTCGTCGAGCGCCCGGCCGAACTGCCCGGCGGATACCTGCTGACGGCCGAGGCCTTCCAGTCCCTCGGCCTGCTCCTCGGCGTATCCGACGGCAGCCACCAGCTGCACTACCTGCTGGAGGACGCCTTCGTGCCCACCCCGGCCGGACCCGCCCTCTCCGACGCCTTCCTGGAGGCCGTGCACGCCCAGCTCTCCTTCGCCGGGCACCCCCTCTACGCCCTGGTCCACGAGGCGATCTACGCCCAGGACCCGGGCGCGCCCATCGGCTGGGCCGCCGAACGGGTGCGCTCCGGGCTCCCGCGGTTCGACGCCGCGAAGACCCTCGCGGGCGCGGAGCCGCTGTACTTCACCGGCGAGACCATCCACCCCTGGCACTTCGCCTGCGACCCGGCACTCGCCCCGCTGCGCGAGACCGCCGAGCTGCTGCTGGCCCGCACCGGCTGGACCCCGCTGTACGACCGGGCGCGGCTCGCCGTCAACGAGGTGCCGGTGGCCGCGGCCGTCTACCACGACGACATGTACGTGGACACCGCGCACTCCCTGGCCACCGCCCGGGCGATCCGCGGCCTGAAGACATGGGTGACGGACGAGTTCGAGCACGACGGGGTACGTGCGGGAGGCCCGCGCGTCCTGGACCGGCTGCTGGCGCTCGTACGCGACGAGGCCTGA